In the genome of Enterococcus sp. DIV2402, the window ATTTGTTCTTTGATTTCTAAATATTTAGAAATTGAAGAAATAAAGGAATCATCCATGATTTCAATTGTCAATATAACACCTTTTTCAGAAGCTAGTGCAACAGCTTCTTGTAAGTTTTGGATAAAATATTCACGACTACTGACCGTTTTTTCTTCATAATATACATCGTAACCTGCTAATTGAATACTACGTACGCCTAAATCCGATGCTAAATCAATTGCTTTAATCATGATTTCTCTAGCTATTGCACGTATTTCTGGGTCTTTAGAACCAAAAGGAAAACGACGATGACCACTTAAACAAATCGATAATATTTTTACCTCTGTTTGATAGATGGCTGTGATGATTTCTTGACGCTCTGTTTTTGTCCAATCTAATCTAGCCAAACGTGTATCTGTTTCATCAATCGACATCTCAACAAAATCAAAACCTAATTTTTTTGCGAATTCCAATCGCTCCAACCAACCGATGTCTTTAGGGGTTGCTTTTTCATACAAACCAAGCAAACTCATACTGTCTTACCCCCAAATTCGTTTAATCTCTGCTTTGAAATCTAAAGCAGCTTTTTTTGGATCTGAAGCTGCAGTAATTCCACGTCCAGTAATAAACGTATGCACATCAATTCCTTCAAAGAGCTTCAGTGTTTCTACACTCAAACCACCTGTAACGGATACCTTCATCCCCATATCGATTAGTTTTTTTACACGTTTTAAATCTTTTTCTCCCCACGTTTCACCTGCAAATAATGCATCACGACTTTGATGATAAATGGCTTGTGTAATTCCCGCATCCAACCACTGTTGTGCATTTTCATAAGTCCAATCTCCGTATAATTCGACTTGAATTTCTTCGATTTCCTTAGCTGCTGCAATCATCGTAGGAATCGTTGCTGAACAGATACACGTCATCCAGTTAGCACCGGCTTCAGAACAATTTTTAGCAACTGTTCCACCCGCATCTGCACATTTTGTATCAGCAACAATTTTTTTATCTGGATATAATGCACGAAAACATTTAACTGCATACTCTCCAACTTGAAGCATCAATATTGTTCCAGCTTCAATAATATCAACTACATCACCTACTTTTGTTATATCTGCTAGTGCAGTAGGTAAATCTGAATGATCGCAGGCAATTTGTAAATTAGGTAAACTCATTACTATTCTGCTCCTTTCTTAATAGTAACAACGGCGAAATTTTATTTTTCGCCGTTGTCTCAGCATTTTTATTTAAGAAATCTTTCTTTCAAGTCACTTTCATTCACACGTTCTGTAATCTCTTTTGGTGACATGACATTTTTAACACCAATAACAGTTACACCTTTTTCTTTAGCAGAATCAAACATACTCACAAAATTCATTGGTGTGAAAACAACATCATAACTTTTAGCAGTACTCTTACCTTCAGAAATAGCACAGTGATGGATATTCGTAATACGAAATCCCTCTGCTTTCAACGCTTTCTCCACACTTCTCATCATCATTAAACTTGTTCCTGAACCATTTGCACATGATACTAATACTCGCATTTTTTATTCCTCCATCTATTTTATTTTTTATGAATTTGCTTTTTCTTGTTCCAAATACGCATCGTAATCATCCACTTTTAAGAAATAACCTTTTGGATCGGCACGATATTGAATCTGTGGTATAGCTAGTAAAATAATTACTACTAATGCAACACCAATAAATCCTAAGAACTTCATTAATACTGTAAAGAATGGCCATACCGTTGCCCAATCAAGCATGCCGAGATAACCGCCATATGGTGCCAAACCTACCCAAGTTGCAATCAAAGCTGAACCAGCAATTTGAATGATTCCTGAAATGAACGGGAAGATAATAGCAGCTTTAATCCCTCCACGATTATTGGCAAACACTGCAATCGCTGCGTTATCAAAAAACAACGGAATAAATCCAGCAATAACGACTGTTGGTGATTTAATTAAAATCAAAAGTAAAATTGTGATAAATTGACCTAACGCACCAAATAAGAAACCAATTGTTACAGCATTAGGAGAGCCAAAACCGAACGTTGCGGCGATATCAATTCCTGGAACAGCACCTGGTAAAATTGTATTGGAAATTCCTTGGAATGACTCGGTCAGTTCCGATACAAAGGTTCGAACACCTAATTGCAAAATTGCTAAATACACTGCAAACATTAGCGATGTTTCTAATATATAAAATAAGAAACTTTGACCTTCAACCATAAAACCAGCATCAATTAAGTAATTTTGTCCCAATGTCAACAGGATAATACCAAAGAAGAAAATCATTAATACTGATGTAGCAACCATATTTTCATTGAATATCGATAAAAATCCTGGCAATTCAACATCTTCTAATTTACGATTACTTTTATTCTTCTTAAAGCGCTCTGATAAACGAGCAAAGAAATATAAGCCAAACATTTGTTGATGCGCAATTGCAAAGCCAGCCCCTTCTGTTAAATCTTGACAAATCCCTACTGTCAAATTCGAACCGACTGCCCAATAGCATCCTAAAATTAATCCCATCACTAGTAAAACTTCAATTCTACCTAATTCAGGAAAACAAAATAATAATAACCAAAATGCAGTTGCAGCTTGTTGTACTTGTACATTACCTGTTGTAAATACAGCACGTAATTTCGTATATTTTTTAAAACGAACTAATAAGATATTAAACACAAAAGCAATCAGCAATAGTAGCATCGTATCCCCGAAAGTACGTCCAAATGTTTCTTCAATTCCTGCAGTCACTGCGTTTTGCCCAAAATATGGATCAGTAACCATCGCATCTAAATTGAAGCGTTCTTTTAACCCAACTAAAATTGGTCGAAAGTTATTTACCAGCCCACCAGAGCCAACCGATAAAATTAAATATCCGACAGTAGCCTTCAAGAAACCCGCAACACTTTCATACAATGGCTTTTTCAAAAGAATATATCCAAGTAACACAATAAAACCAATTAGAAATGCTGGTTTTGTTAGAATATTTTGTGCAAAATAATCCCAAATACCTAACAAAAAATTCAGTAATGCATCCATTTATCTCCCTCTTTTCTAAAAAATTACATTCCGTGTTTTTCCATGATTCTTTCAAAATCTCTAAGTGTTTCAATTGTCAACAAATCTGGTACCATATCCTCCATCATTAAAAGTTCAGATAAATTCGCAATATTTTTCATATGTGAATCAGCATCTTTAGCAGCTAGTGTGAAAAATAATTTAGCATCTTTTTCGGGATTGCCTTCCTCAAAAGAAACTCGTTTTTGCATGATTGTAAAACCAATTCCTGTCCCAAGAACCCCTGAACTTTCAGCAGAAGAATGTGGCATTGCTACATCTGGAATAATGACAATGTACGGTCCATATTCATGACAATCTCGAATAATATCTTCAATATATTGATCAGTAATCAAATGATGTTCCTTTAAAATCTCACCACTAAATCGAATAGCTTCTTCCCAATTTTTGGGTTGCTTATCCATAATTTTGATTAATTGGTTGTCATAAAAGTAACGAAGCATAGAAATTCTCCTTTCTTCTTTTATTTCTATAAGAACGATGGAAATGGTGTATCATTTTCAATCGTAAAGACATCATCAAAACCACGATAGAAATTAAACTCCATATCATCTTTATTTGTTGGATAAATAAATTGACCACCGACTTGCCAAATGTACGGTTTAAATTGATATTTCAAACGATCTTTTTTTAACTTCCAAATTTCAGTTATTTCTTTAGGATCTGCCATAAAATTTGCCCAAATATCATAGTGTACGGGAATGACTACTTTAGCATTTAATGATTCAGCCATGCGTAACATATCTACTGAAGTTACTTTATCTGTAATTCCACGAGGATTTTCACCATATGCACCTAAACACACGTCAATAGTATGTTCGTTACCATGCTTTGCAAACATGTTGGAATAATGAGAATCCCCAGCATGGTAGATATTCCCACCTGATGTTTCAAATAAATAATTGACTGCAATCAAGTCCATATTTTTTGGCATTTTTCCACTTAACAATACATTAGGATCTGATTCAGTCACTAATGCAGTTCGGTCAAAAGCTTCTAATGCTACAATAGTAATATCTTGTATTTGTACTTTATCGTTTGGTTTTACGATAATCGTCTTTTCTTTGGGAATCCCCCATTTCAACCAAGTATTGACTACTTCTAGCGGACCAATAAATTTGGCTTTTGGACAATTCTGATGCACAGCTGCTGCAGTATTAATATCTAAATGATCAGAATGAATATGCGTGACTACTAATGCATCAACATCTTTCACTGCAAAAGGATCAATTACAAATGGTTGGGTACGTAAGTTGGGTTGCATATTTTGTACACCACTCATGCGCATCATTTGATGACCTTTTTTCATCATGCCATTCCCATGTGTTTGTTTCCCAGTTCCAGTCCAAAGGTCACATAAAATGTTGGTTGTACCCGCACTTTTTAACCAAATTCCCGTACACCCTAACCACCACATTGAAACAGTTCCTTCTTTAACTACCGTACGCTCAATCTCTTCATTTAGATACGTTCCCCATTCAGGAAACGTAGATAAAATCCAACTTTCTCTTGTTACATTATCAACATGTGCCATAAACTTACTTCCTCCACTTTGTTTTATTTTACAATTTGAGTTTAACATTTTATCAAGCGCTTTCAACATGTTTTTATGTTAATTAACAAAATTATATGTTTATTTACGTTTTTTTTTTAGAAAAACCACTTATTAATCTTTTTTTAACGTTAAATAAACATATAAAATGTTAACGGATGTTTTTTTATGTTATAATGCTTTCGAGGTGAGAAAAATGTTTAAAAAGAGCTATACATGGGGTATTTATTTAATTTTTATTGGTTATGTCATCTATTTAGGTATCACTACAGAGATGCTTATAGCTAAAATTACTTTTATCACAATTGGTAGTTTAGTAATAAGTATTTCTTGCTACTATGAGTATCTAAAAACTATTTATGAAAAAATGATTACTTCTTTAACTATGGAAACAGATATTTTATTAGCTAAAAAATATCGCCAACAATTGCTGGAAAAAGATAAATTTAAAGGTTTTAAAAATTCTGTAATTTTATTTGATTCCTTGCTTTTAATAGATGAAGGAAACTATCAAGAATGTCTAAACCATATGGAAAAACATCAACGATTTTTCCGTTCCACGATTGATTATCTTTTTATCTACTACCATCATTCATTAATATGCTATTATTTCCTAAGAGATAATAAGCGCGCTACTAATCAACTAAAAAAATTAGCTGATTTCAAAAAAATGAAACAAAAAAGATACAGTCCCTTATTTTCATGGGAAGAAATTGACGGTATTCGTTATGCCTTAGCAGGACGAAATAAAAAAAGTATCACCCAGTTTAAGAAAGTCGCAGTCAAACAATTAAATTTACGTGAACAAGCTTATTTGTATTTTATGATTGCTGATTGTTATAAGGAATTAGCTGACTTGTCTCATTATGGGAAATATAGAAAAAAAGCAGAAGAAGTTGGGAATACCCTGTCTTTAGCAAGGAGTAGTGGAAATGAAGCGATCCAATGAAGAAGTTCAAGCACGAAGAAATCAACTATTAGAGCGAATTAAAGAATTGAAAATAACTGATGCCAAAACACTTAGTCAAGAATTTGCAGTATCTGAGATGACTATTCGTAGAGACTGTACAGTTTTAAGTGAAATGAATCAAATCAAGATATCTTTTGGTAAGATTGAAATTCAAAATGCTGAAATGTATGACCAAGACAATGCAGATTCTATGGCACACATCAAAGCTCGTCTAGCAAAAGAAGCGGCTACATTTATTTCTGATCACGACACAGTTTTCATCAATACCAGTAGCACTGCCATTCAATCACTGTCATATACTACTGATAAAACAATCAATGTACTGACAAATAACACAAAAATTATCCATATGAACCATCATCCTCAATCAACGATTATTCTTAGCGGTGGCGAAATTCGCTACCCCAAAGAAGCTTTATTCGGTGATATTGCGATGGAATCTTTTAGCAATGCCCGATCAGACGTAACTATTATCGGATGTAGTGGTTTAGATTTAAAAACGGGTATTTCTACATCAGTCATTCATGAAGCACGAATTAATACTAAAATGATTGAAAATTCAGGTAAGTTAATTTTAGTTGCTGATTATCGTAAAATTGGCAAATCATCAAATTTTACAATTGGTAATATCACGGACATTGATGTATTGATTACTGATATTTATTCTGATAAAAAAGTGCTTGATGAGATAGAAAAACTTGGAGTCCAAATTATTCAATTGCCATTTTAACTATCTAAAAGCTTGAGACATATTAAATTAATAAATATGTCTCAAGCTTTCTATAGAATGAAATAGTATATTCAAATCATTTCTATTTGAATATTAATTTTTTTGTTGCTGTTATACCCTACCTTTGTATTCGTTTTCAATTATTATAAAAAAGACTGTATACAAAATATAGACTTTGTATACAGTCTAAAACTGCCTAACCATCTATTGGTCAGGCAGTTTTTATTTACTCTACTACTTGTATAATAAAGCTTTCATATGGACGTAAAGCATCTGTCACTGTTTCTCTTTCTTTATTTTGAATGACAAAGCGATAGACCTGCACATCATCAAAAAGCTCTGCCACATCATGTGTATATTCTGATAGGTTTGCAACCACTAACCATTTTTGTTCATCCAGCTGACGTTCATAAGCAAAAATTGCTGGATGTTCAGGGAGTAACAATCTATACGTTCCCTCTTTCAAGATTTCTTCTTGATGACGCAACGCAATCAATTTTTGATAGTAGCGGAAAATAGATTTCTCTGAGGTAAGATCTTTTTCTACATTTATTTCTGTATAATCTGGATTTACTTTAAACCACGGATCTGCTTCTGAGAACCCAGCATTTTTTTTATTATTCCATTGCATAGGTGTACGTGCATTGTCACGACTCACCTTGTGTACCGCATCCAAAAAATCCTTTTTTGAAATCGTCTGTTGATCTTCTACAAAATGTTCATAATTACCACGCAGCTCAATATCTACATACTCTTCCAATTCAAATTTCGGATTGGTCATCCCAATTTCTTCCCCTTGGTAAACATAAGGCGTGCCTTGTTGCCCGTGAAGAATTGTCGCATAAGCAGTCGCTGATTCATAATGATATTCCCTATCATTCCCCCATCTAGAAACAATTCTTGCACGGTCATGGTTGGCAAAATACAAAGCGTTCCATCCACGATCACGTAAGTTCTCCTGCCATTCACTCATGATGTTCTTCAGTGCCACAATATCAGGGGCTTGCAGTGCCCACCGACCGTTCACGTCTCCTTTTTTACGATCAATATGCATATGTTCAAAGGTAAAGACCATATCCAACTCTTCTCGTTTTGGATCCACTAATAAATGGGCATTCGATGCTTTAGCAGCGGGTGCCTCCCCTACACTCATCATATCTAGGGGGGTCAGCACACGTTGGTTCATTTCATGAATAAATTCATGCATACGTGGCCCGTTATGTTGATTGTTCTTCGCAAACGGAATTTCATTATCTGGAAAATCCAAATCTTTTGAAATAGATGTAATCACGTCCATACGCCAACCATCAATTCCTTTTTTCTTCCAATAATGCATCATTTCATAAATTGTTTCACGAACTTTGGGATTTTCCCAATTCAAATCTGGTTGTTCTTTCGCATAATAGTGTAGATAGTATTGCTGACGAGACTCATCCCAAGTCCAAGCAGGTCCACCAAAACTAGAACCCCAGTTGTTGGGTACCTCACGGTTTGGTCCAGCATCTTTCCACATATAAAAATCACTATATGGATTGTCTTTTGACTTCCGGCTTTCTTGGAACCAAACACATTGATCCGATGTATGATTTGCCACAAAATCCATAATAATTTTAATCTCTTGTGCATGAGCCGCAGCAATCAAATCATCCATATCTTCATTTGATCCAAACATTGGATCAATTTGATAATAATCTGCAATATCATAGCCATTGTCAATTTGAGGAGACAGGTACACTGGACTAATCCAAATCGCATCAATCCCTAATTCTTTTAGATACGGTAACTTTTCTTGAATTCCTTTTAAATCTCCAATACCGTCATTGTTTGTGTCTTTAAAACTTTTCGGATACACTTGATAAATAACTGCATCTTTCCACCATGTACTTCGCATCATATTTCCTTTCCTGTTCTAGGCAATTCCTAAGAGTGCCAAAACAATTCCTAAAATAATCATTCCAAAAATCAATACGTTGATACTTACAATTTTCTTCTTCAATAGGTAAAAGCTAAATAAGGTAATCACCAACGGAATAAGACCTACAAAAATTTGATCAAGCATCTCTTGAATATTCATGACTACTTCGCCATCCATTGTCATATTCCAGACAATTTCAAGATTGACCATTTGACTCGTCATCGCACCAACCATCGCAAGACCGACAATACTTGCTGCTTTTGTTAAAATATTAATCAAGCCATTTTCATACAGGCTAGAAATATAAGAAGAACCTAGAGAATAGCCTAATTGTCCACCTTTAAAACGTAAAATTTGTACTGGTAAATTGAAAAGTAACAAAAACACAATCGGTGCAAAGACATTGCCTGCCTGTGCCAATCCTACAGCAATCCCGGCAGATAACGTGCGTAAGACACCCCAGAAAACAGAATCTCCGATACCTGCTAAAGGTCCCATCAAACTTGTTTTAATTGCATTGATAGATTCTTCATTAAAGTCTTCTTTTTCACTGTTTTCTTTCTCCATAGAAGCCACAATTCCCAAAATAAAAGGATACATCGCTACGTTAGTATTAAAGTAAGACATTTGACGCACCATCGCTTCTTTTCTTCCCTCTTCGTTCCCTTTATAGAAGGTATCCAAGAATGGTTGCACTGCATAAGAAAAACCTGAAGCCCCTTGTTTAGAAGGAGTAACTGCTGCATACAGTGTAAATGAACGCCAGTACAATTGTTTCAATAATTTCTTTTCATTGGTTGTTTGTGATGTTTGATTCGTCATTTTTCCCATCCTCCTGCTTATTTGAAAAATTCATCCACTTCAATATCCGCTTTATTTTTTGAAGTAGAAGGTCCTGTTGGCGCTGTGCTCAATTGCTTTTTGATTTCTTTCAAGTCTAAGTCACGACTTGCACTCACAATTGCAATAATTAAAGCGATTACAGCCACTGCAATCAGTGGTGTTTGGAAGTAAGCAATCAAAATAAAACCTAAGAAGTAATAAACCGCCACACCCTTGTCCCATAAAATATTCAAAAGCATAGCCATTCCCACAGCAGGCAATAGATTTCCAGCAATACTTAACCCATGAACAATCACTTCAGGTATTTGCTCTAGCACGCGTTGTGTAGCCGTTGAACCAAATAAAATAGCAAAAAATGGAATCAATGAATATATGAACCACTGCAATCCCCACAAACCAAAGTGCAAACGGGCAATTCCTTTACTGTTTCCTTCTTTTGCCATTGCATCGAATTTCGCCGCAAATGGTCCTACAACAGCAACGTACAATAAAGTTTTGACTTGTAAACCAATAATTCCTAGTGGGACAGCAATTGGAATAGCCACTTCAACACCAGCATTCATATTGATGGCAAAAGCTGTCGCAAGTGCTGCTGCTAATCCAGGTTCAGCGGAGCTTGCTCCACCAATATTAATCACACCCATAAAAATAGTTTCTAACGCTGCTCCAATTAATAATCCTGTTTCGATATCTCCAAGTAATAAACCTAATAATGGACCAATGACAATCGGACGCCCCAACATTGTAAATCCTAAAAGTTCTTGACCACCTACCGTCAGGAAAACGATAAGTGCCACAATAATAGCTTCTATTAACATATATTTTTCTCCTCTACTTAATAAATGATGTTGCTAATTCTTTTCTATCAGATGGTACATTTTGTAAAGCAGTCTCTGGATAAATTTTAACCAATTCAACAAGACTTTCCTTTTCTTTAGCAGTCAACATAACAAATTGTGTTAACGTTTCTTTTTTACCTTCTACTGATTTTCCAACATTTCCAATATTGATGTATTTCATATTTGGCACTTTCTCTGCAAGTCTTAGCGCATCTCCTACTGTACGAACTAAAACCAACAATCGTTTCGATTGTGCACGAGGATCTTTCAAAATAGTAGCTATATCATCAATCGAACGAATCAACACATTGATTCCTGCTGGTACAGCCATTTTTAATGCCATTTGTTGTGTTTCATTTTTTGCGACCTCATCATTAGCAACTAAAATCCCATGTAAATTTAACTCTCTTGACCAAACCATCGCAATTTGTCCATGAATCAATCGCTCATCCACGCGCAAGGTTGTTGGTAACGTTCCAGTAAATGCCACTACTTCTTCAACCGATTCATTTGCTGTTTCTTGTGTAGCAATCGGTGCTTCTTCTTTTATTTCTTCCGGTGCACCAACAAACGTCATCGCATTTTTTCCATTTTCAACCAACGCTTGAATAATTTCTTTTGTATAAACCTCTGCACCAAAAATCACTTCAATCACTACAGGTAGATTAAATCCTGCTACAATGAAGACATTTTCTTTTCCTTGTGCTGCCACTGTCATCTTCTGATTCACACTACCGCCAAACATATCCGTAAAAATCACCGCTTGATCGTCTTCTTTCAAATCAGCAAAAAATACTTCGATTTGCTTCTCAATCTCCAGCTCACCTTCTACGTATGCACACATATAAGTTACATCTAATTCTCTTCCTACAAATAATTCCAATGTGCTTTGAATCCCTTGTGCCATCTTTGCATGTGAAGCGATTACAAACTTTTTCATAAGCTCCTCCTTTTTTTGGAACGTTCCAAAAAATATTTTTAAAAATACAAATATGGAACTCGCTATTTTTGGAACGTTCCAAATTTGTATCTTTACTATAAAATAAAATGTAACCCTTGTCAAAGGTTTTTTTATCAAAAAAACTCTGATACAGGCTACTTCATCTGTGTCAGAGTTTCCTTTATAATCTGCTACATTCTTCGGGTCGTGATACCTTCAAGGTAATCAACAGGTAAATATTGGGTCTGATAGACTTTCTTTTCCTTATTTTGTAAGATTAACTGTAAACTATGAACACTTTGTTGGACAATCTCTGAAATCGGTTGACGAATGGATGAAACAAAGCGTTGTTGTTCAGGATACATCCGTCCTCCATCAAAACCAATAATTTGTATGTCCTTTGGTATTTCATACTTCGCACTTTCTAAAATATTTAAGCAAAAATCTGCGTATTGATCGGCAACTGCAAAAATACCGTCATAAGGAAAACCTTTCCGTGCTAAACCTCCAATATAGTCCGCTAGCTCTGGATAAAATTCTTCTTCATGTGTTCTTGAATCAAAAAGTGTGTACGATACACCTTCTTGTTCACAATAATCAATAACCCCCGTTACTCGTTGCCCATAATTGACTTCTGTTTTATAAGTACTTCTCGTAATCACTAACAGATTTTTTGATCCCTTCTCCACTAACTTTTGTGCAGCTAATTTACCACCACTATAATTATCAGCTGAGATACAAGGAATTGTTTCTGACAACCTTTTTTCAATCGAGACAATCGGTAATTCAGTCATTATATACGGTGCCAAATCACTATAAGAAATGGTGATAATTCCTGCCACTTTCTGTTCCTTCGCCATTTGAATATACTCTAGTTCTTCTTTAATTTCATTGTTGGAATTGCACAGCAACATCTTGAAATTTTCTTCTCGTAACGCTTGCTGCATCTTATGTGTTAATTCCGCAAAGAAAGGGGTTCGTGTCGACGGAATAATAAAAACAACTAAATTCGAACGATTCATTTTCAATTCTCTTGCCATTATATTGGGGATATAATTCAATTGCTCAATAGCCGATTGAATTTTTTTTTGAGAGCTTTCTTTTACCTTCACTCCATTAACATAGTTCGAGACTGTTCCTCGTGAAACTCCTGCTAATTTCGCTACATCATTCATTGTCGGCATCACATTTCTCTCCTCTGCTCCATATTCTTCTTATTATCATACAACAAGCTATTCGTTCTTTCTAGAAAAAAGTCATTCTACTATTGTGCTCACTAACAGACGCATTTTTAGTAAAGTAAAAAAGACATAGTGTAACCTTTAATTAAAACATTTCAGTAATATCTTACTTTTAAATTTATTTGATCCATCTTTCGTGCAAATGGATATATATCAATATACTTATTCCCAGGACTATCGCTTGTAATAATGAGTCTTGCCCATTTAATAAAAATCCATAAATAATAAGTGATGTAGCTCATGGTACCTGAACTGCGGTATATAACGAAACAATTTCTGTATACAATGCAGAATAAGTCAATAAACTTGAAACAAAGGGGGGGAAAATAAACGAAATAGCCATAACAGGATTCCTTACAATTGGCGTTGCAAAAATAACTGGCTCATTGATACCAAAAATCGTAAGCACTAATGATAGTCTTCCTAACTGATAGAATCCATATCAATTGTTATCCATAGTAATTAAGTATTAATTTAAGTTATCAGATGAAGCATTCGTTTCTGTAATTTTTTTAGTTCTCAAATCTAAGACTTAGCTGATGAGGATGTAGACATCCATAAAATTATTTCTTATACTTTTTGATTGAAATTCAATTTTAAATATTTTAAGAAGGTACTCCAAAACCCATTAAAACAATCGTATAGTCAAACACATTATTTGAAATTCCAATGCTGTCTACACAATCTTTTTCAATTTAGTTAACGTGCTTTCATATCCCAAACTAATTACAATCAATAGTTGCCGAATATATTGATTACCAATAAATTACAATCATTTGATAAAACCAATCAAAAAAAACCAAAAAGTGGTTCCCTTAACAAGTGTTAAGAGAGCCACTTTTTGTCTAGTTTTAGTACACATCTATGGAATCTACTCAGATAAATAGTTGTTTAATCTACAGATTTTAAGGCTTCCAACATGTCTACTTTTTTCAACCGACTATTAATGACAAATGCCAATATGGTTGTGACCACTGCGATAATCAGCGCTGGAACAATAAAGCTGATTGCCGCTAATGAAGGGTTAAACATCACGTCATCTGGTGGAACGACCGTAATAATATACTGATGCAACAGTCTTCCGATTCCAAATCCTGTGATAATACCCAAGATTGTTAATAAGATCGTCTCACGATAAATATAAAGCGTGACTTCTTTTTCGTAAAATCCGAGTACTTTAATTGTTGAAAGTTCACGCATTCGTTCTGAAACATTGATATTCGTCAAATTGTACAAAATAACCACGCCTAACAATGCTGCAATAAGAATTAAGACAGTCATGATCTTATCTAGTGAGTGCACAATGGTTTCAATTTGGTTGGTCAGTGTTGTATTTTGAACAACACCGGTTACCCCATCTAAAGTAATAAACTTAGAAGATTGTTCTTTCGTATTTTCAGTGGAATTGTCTTTTAGGTTTACAAGATAGGCATTTGTTTCGAATGGTGTTCCAAAAATGGATTCGTAACTTTCTTTATTTGCAAAAGCAAAGTGTCCCATATAAATTTCCGCAATTCCAGTGACTTTCATTTCTCTTTCGGTGTTGGTGCTGTCTTCTAATGCTACAGTATCTCCAACTTTTAAATCTAGAAGTGTTGCTAAACGTTCAGAGATAATTACGCCATCGTCTGGCAATGACAAGGAATCCTTGCTTTTTCTATTTATTAGGTTGATATAATCTGAAAAATTTTCGTCTTCTTCTGGAACAATTAATTTTATCTCTTGTGTATCTTTATTTGCTCCTGCAACTTTTGTTAACTCTTCGTAGTGAATGGCTTCATTTTGAGCTACTTCATCAGAGTGCAGCATATCGTTGATTTTTTGTTCTTGCTCATCTGAAACATAATCA includes:
- a CDS encoding DeoR/GlpR family DNA-binding transcription regulator, whose amino-acid sequence is MKRSNEEVQARRNQLLERIKELKITDAKTLSQEFAVSEMTIRRDCTVLSEMNQIKISFGKIEIQNAEMYDQDNADSMAHIKARLAKEAATFISDHDTVFINTSSTAIQSLSYTTDKTINVLTNNTKIIHMNHHPQSTIILSGGEIRYPKEALFGDIAMESFSNARSDVTIIGCSGLDLKTGISTSVIHEARINTKMIENSGKLILVADYRKIGKSSNFTIGNITDIDVLITDIYSDKKVLDEIEKLGVQIIQLPF
- a CDS encoding glycoside hydrolase family 13 protein, with product MRSTWWKDAVIYQVYPKSFKDTNNDGIGDLKGIQEKLPYLKELGIDAIWISPVYLSPQIDNGYDIADYYQIDPMFGSNEDMDDLIAAAHAQEIKIIMDFVANHTSDQCVWFQESRKSKDNPYSDFYMWKDAGPNREVPNNWGSSFGGPAWTWDESRQQYYLHYYAKEQPDLNWENPKVRETIYEMMHYWKKKGIDGWRMDVITSISKDLDFPDNEIPFAKNNQHNGPRMHEFIHEMNQRVLTPLDMMSVGEAPAAKASNAHLLVDPKREELDMVFTFEHMHIDRKKGDVNGRWALQAPDIVALKNIMSEWQENLRDRGWNALYFANHDRARIVSRWGNDREYHYESATAYATILHGQQGTPYVYQGEEIGMTNPKFELEEYVDIELRGNYEHFVEDQQTISKKDFLDAVHKVSRDNARTPMQWNNKKNAGFSEADPWFKVNPDYTEINVEKDLTSEKSIFRYYQKLIALRHQEEILKEGTYRLLLPEHPAIFAYERQLDEQKWLVVANLSEYTHDVAELFDDVQVYRFVIQNKERETVTDALRPYESFIIQVVE
- a CDS encoding PTS system mannose/fructose/sorbose family transporter subunit IID, whose translation is MGKMTNQTSQTTNEKKLLKQLYWRSFTLYAAVTPSKQGASGFSYAVQPFLDTFYKGNEEGRKEAMVRQMSYFNTNVAMYPFILGIVASMEKENSEKEDFNEESINAIKTSLMGPLAGIGDSVFWGVLRTLSAGIAVGLAQAGNVFAPIVFLLLFNLPVQILRFKGGQLGYSLGSSYISSLYENGLINILTKAASIVGLAMVGAMTSQMVNLEIVWNMTMDGEVVMNIQEMLDQIFVGLIPLVITLFSFYLLKKKIVSINVLIFGMIILGIVLALLGIA
- a CDS encoding PTS mannose/fructose/sorbose/N-acetylgalactosamine transporter subunit IIC, with product MLIEAIIVALIVFLTVGGQELLGFTMLGRPIVIGPLLGLLLGDIETGLLIGAALETIFMGVINIGGASSAEPGLAAALATAFAINMNAGVEVAIPIAVPLGIIGLQVKTLLYVAVVGPFAAKFDAMAKEGNSKGIARLHFGLWGLQWFIYSLIPFFAILFGSTATQRVLEQIPEVIVHGLSIAGNLLPAVGMAMLLNILWDKGVAVYYFLGFILIAYFQTPLIAVAVIALIIAIVSASRDLDLKEIKKQLSTAPTGPSTSKNKADIEVDEFFK
- a CDS encoding PTS mannose/fructose/sorbose transporter subunit IIAB, with the protein product MKKFVIASHAKMAQGIQSTLELFVGRELDVTYMCAYVEGELEIEKQIEVFFADLKEDDQAVIFTDMFGGSVNQKMTVAAQGKENVFIVAGFNLPVVIEVIFGAEVYTKEIIQALVENGKNAMTFVGAPEEIKEEAPIATQETANESVEEVVAFTGTLPTTLRVDERLIHGQIAMVWSRELNLHGILVANDEVAKNETQQMALKMAVPAGINVLIRSIDDIATILKDPRAQSKRLLVLVRTVGDALRLAEKVPNMKYINIGNVGKSVEGKKETLTQFVMLTAKEKESLVELVKIYPETALQNVPSDRKELATSFIK